Sequence from the Gemmatimonadota bacterium genome:
CGTCGTCGTCCTCGTAGGCGACGATGCGAATCGGCGCGCCTGGGTGCGCCGCCGCATATCGCTGCCGATCCTGCTCGGAGAGCAGCATCGCATTGCCGCTCCAGTCGGCGCCATTCTGGTCGAAATACGAGTAGCCCCCGGCATGCTCCCCGGTGCACGACAACTGTTCCGCCTCGCTCCCCGCCACCAGTCCGTAGACGTGATATTCGTACTCGGGCTTCCCCTTCAGCCAGCTCTCGAATGAATCCTCGAAATGCGACGTCGTGAGGTAGAGGCCGGCGGTCGAGGAGAGGTTGCTCGTCGCGCCGGTGCTGGTCGCGCCACAGAGGTCGTAGCATGACGCGGCCATGAGCGGGCGGCCCCCGGTGAAGTCGGTCTCTTGCGGGACCAGCGCGAGCACCGGGATCGAGGGCGGCGTGTCGGCGCTCAGCACTCGCCGATGGCCCGCGAGGTCGTAGGCGACCGGTGCCTCGCCATCCTGGCCGATCGTGGCGACCAGCAAGGTGGCCTCGCCCTGCCAGGCGCGGCGGTGGGACGCGACCGGCAGGTACACCTCGAGCGGCCGTGCGGCCTCGAGGTCACCGAGCAGGTCGGTGACGGAGGTGGCGGTGCCCCGCGCCAGCGAGGCGAGCAGGAGCCCCTGATCGGCGCGGGCGAGCGCCTGGAACTGGAGCTTCCCCTCGGGTGCGTGGGAGGCATCGAGCTTCCGCTTCAGGGCGGCGCGGGTGGCGGGGTCGTTGAGCGCGACGGCGAGACGCAGCGCAAGGCGTTCGCGCGGCGAGGCCTCGACCGCCGCCGTGGTCGGCGTGGGCGCGGCGGCCGTCGGGGAGGAGGCCTCCTCCCCTTGGCAGGCGGCCAGGCCAACGAGGAAGGCGGTGCAGCAGAGCAGGCGACGTGACATCGGGTCCTCCTGGGACCAAAGGACAGACCGCGATCCGGCGGAGTGCCGAATCGCGGTCGTCACGATCGCGGTGGGGGGTCGATCGCCGAGTGGCCGAACGGCGCGAGACGGCGCAGCTTCGTGCGATCAGACCTCGAGCTGTTCGAGTCGCCGCAGGGCGAGCCGCATCGGAAGCCAGCCGGCGACGACGCAGCACGCGGCGGCGGCGGCGAACGCCAGCCATCCACCTGGGCTGACGCCGGTCTCCTCCCCGTCAGCGGTCGCGCGGAGCTGCTCCACGACCGGAATCGCCTCGAGGGTGATCACGACGCCCAACAGTGCCACGGCGAGAAGCATGAACACCAGTCCGCCGAAGGAGGTCGGGATCTGGGCGGCATTCTCCGTGTCGTATTGCGGGAAGAGCGTGCCGACTCCGAGGGCGAGTCCGCCGATGGCCAGCGTGTAGCCGACCACCGTTGCCACCGAGACCAGCATCATGAAGGGAGAAGCGCGGAGCAGCGTGTTGGTGGAAAGCGTGAGCCCGACCGCCAGCACCAGCAGCGGCACGACGCCGACGAAGTACTTGCTGCGCAGCATGGCGAGCGGGTCCAGCGGCGAGGAACGGAGCAGCCACATCTGCCGTCCCTCGAGCGACACGGCCGGGAAGATGAAGCGCGCCGCGATGGCGGCGATGACGAAGCCGGCCAGCCCCTGATTGAGGAAGGCGATGAGCGTCACCAGCAACACCGGCACCTTCTCGCCGGTGAAGAGCGGCAGCGCCTGGATGTTGAAGAGGTACACCAGGACCAGGACCCCCAGCAGGATCAACTGGCTCCACTGCGTCGAGTCGCGAAAGAAGGTGCGCAGGTCCTTGAGGATGAACTCCCGGCGCATCGGCGGCAGTCCGACGAAGAGGCGGCGGAGCGCGCCGTCCCAACGGGTGCCCCGGACGAACTGGTCGGCACCCTCCTGGGCCCGCGCGAAGCCCTGCACATAGAGGCGACGATGCAGGGCCGCCCCCATCACCACGAACGCCCCGGCGGTGGTCCACAGGAGGAGGATCGGCAGCGGGTCACTGACCCGTGTCAGCCAGTTCATCACCATCCCGCTTGCCCAGCCGCTCGGCAGCAACGGATGCGAGGGCGAGCGCAGCACCGCGAGGAAGTCGACCAGATTCTGGAAGCCCTCGGGTCGGGCCAGTTGCTCGGGACGCATGACGCGGAGCATCACCACCAGCGCGCCGGCCGTCAGCAGCGAGACCAGGCCGAGGATGTCGCGCGCGCGACGCGCGGGGAAGATGTTGACCAACAACAGGGTCGTGGCGGCCCCGATGACGCCGGGGATCACGAGCAGCGGCACCAGCGCCGCGATCGCCACCAGCGGAAAGAGCAGCCCGCCATCCCAGACGACGGCGTACGCGGCGAGCAGCGGCACGGCGAGCAGCACCACCATCCACGACGAATGCACCACCGTCTCGCCCAGCTTGGCGAGGTAGAAGCGCCCCCAGTCGAGCGGTGCCGCGACGAGCATGTCGAGGTCGCGCGCCAGGAAGAAGGTCGACAAGGCGGAGACGAGATTCGAGAGCAGCAGGATCGAGAGGAAGGCGAGGAACGCCATCCCGAGCAGCTTGCCGGCGAGCAGCGGCCCGATCTCCGGCACATCCTTGAAATACTTCACGGCGCGATACGAGATGCCGTATGCCACCGCAAGGAAGAGCACTCCCGCGATCGCCAGGAGCACACCACGCCACCGGCTGACGCCCTCCGCCCGGGTGCGCGTGCGCGCGAGGGCACTCCGCCACTTGGGCGAGGTGAGCGTGACGAGACCGGGCTGGCGCCCGGTCGGCTCAGGTGAGGAGCGCGTCAAGATCGTGGTCCACATGCTCGCCGGTCAGCCGAAGGAAGAGCTCTTCCATTCCGGCGCCGTCGGAGGCGGCCTCGCGCCGCAGCTCCTCGACCGTCCCGCAGGCCACCAGCTTGCCCGCGGAGATGATCCCGACCCGATCACAGAGCCCTTCGATGATTTCCATCGTGTGCGTGCTCATGAGCACGGTGCCGCCAAGGTCGGTGTAGCGCCGAAACAGCGTCTTCAGCAGCTTGGCGCTCTTCGGGTCGAGGCCGATCATCGGCTCGTCGACCACGATGACCTCGGGACGATGAACCAGTGCGCTGGCGATGATGAGCTTCTGTCGCATGCCGTGACTGTACGACTCGGTCAGCTCGTGCTTCCACGGCGTGAGATCGAAGATGCCAAGGAGCTCGTCGATCCGTCCCTCGAGCTCGGCCCCGTCCTGGCCGAAGAGCGCGGCGGTGAAGCGAAGGAACTCCGCCCCGGTCAGCTTGTCGTACACGAACGGCCGATCGGGGATGAAGCCGAGCTTGGCCTTGGCGCGCATCGGGTGGCGAAGGATGTCCTCGCCGCCCACCTCGATCGTGCCGCCGGTCGGCGCGAGGATGCCCGCGATCATCCGCATCGTCGTCGTCTTGCCCGCGCCATTCGGGCCGAGGAGGCCGAAGAGCTCGCCGCGCTCGATGTGGAGATCGATGCCACGCACGGCCTCGAAGCTGCCGTAGCGCTTGGTCACGCCGCGCAGGCGAATCACGGAACCTCCTGGGAGTCGGGGACCACGGTGAGGCGAAGTTGGAGCACACGAATCATCAGCTGCCACGGCTCGGTCGACCCGCTGCTGCCGAGGCGGATGAGCGAGGCCGCGGCGCGGCGACGCCCGAACGCCGGATCGACCGCGGTCCAGCTGCCCTGATCGCGGACCTCGGCCCAGGCATGCGAGGCGAAGCCGTCGCCGTCGGGTCGGATCCCGATCGCCAGACGCGCCTCGAGGCCGGCGGCGTTGGCTGCGGCCACGAAGAGCCGCGCCATGCCCTCCGCCTGCGCACGGCGGGTCGCGAGGGCGGCACCAGCGTCGACGGCCGCGGTCGTCGAGGTGTCGAGCGTGACGCGTGTCGCGATCGCCGCCACGAGGCGCCCGATGCGCAGTTCACGATCCACCGGCGGCGTGGGGCCAAGGGCGCGTGCCACGAAGTCGCGGACCGCCGGCAGCGAATCGGGGGCGAGCGGGTCCCGCGGCAGCACATCACCCCGGGTACCGGTTGGCGCAGTCCAGTCGGTCGTCACGGAGAGCGTATCACCGCGCAGCCGTTGGCGGCCGCTCGAGAGCGGCTGGAGCAAGGCGGGATCGAGCGGCCTGCCATCGCGCCGCGACAGGACGTACCGTCTCGGCATCGTGGTCGTATCGGGGGCCGCGACCCGCGTCACCGGCGGGAGGAGGGCTCGCAGGCGAACGGCCCGAGACGCCGTGCGATTGCGCAACGCACTCGCCGCCAGATCGAAGTCGGTGCGGCGCCACGAGAGTCCGAAGGCGGTTTCGATCCCGGCCACGTGGCCGCGCGTGTCGATCCACCAACGCTCGGCCGGGCCATCGGCCCGGATCAGGACGGCGCGAGCACGGGCGGAATCCTGGTGCGCCACCACCAGCTGGCCGGACGCCGGGTCCAGCACCGCACTGTCCGCAAACACCGCCATCGAGTCGCGACCGGTCGTCATCTCGATCGGCATCAGGGTGCCGGGCCAGCCGACATATCCCGGCAAGGTCCGATGCCGGTCCGGGGCCAGGCCGCCTGTGAGGGCCAGCCGGTAGGGCAGAATCGCGGTCGTCGTGGGCGCCACCGCGATGGGGAGCCCGTCGTCCGCGGCGAGGGTGCCTTCGCGCGCCACACTGAGCCGGCCGTCGCCGAACGCCGCCGTCCACGCCGTCCGCACCCCTTCGCGGGCGGTCCGCGAGACGACCGAGAGCACCCCCAGTGCCGGCGAGACTTTGGTCATTCGGTACAGCGTGGCTCGCAAGACGCCAGAATCGGCCGGCGTTTCGATCGCGAACGTTTCGAGGATCTGATAGCCCGGAGAGAGGGTATCCACCGTGATCCCCGCCTGCCCGACCTGGGTCTCACCGCTATACAGGGCGAACCAGGTCGCCCCTGGGGCCAGACGCAGCGCCGCCTCGCTGCTGAGGACGGACGCTTCGGTCTGGGTGAGCCGCCGCGCCCCCATCCACGCCAAGGCGCCGCCCCAGGCGACGAGGATGGCGATGGCGGCCCAGGCGCGGGGGGAGGGGCGATACAGTTGCATTCGGGGAATATGGGGCAAGCCGTGGGCCACCGCCCCGGAGGTGCGCGTTGCTCCTCCTTCCCGTTCCACCTTATGGTTCCGGGCTATGGCTGAAGAGTTCCTGATCGTTCGCGGGGCACGAGAGCACAATCTGAAGAACGTCACCGTCCGCATTCCGCGGAACGCGCTGACGGTCATCACCGGCCTGTCGGGGTCGGGGAAGTCGTCGCTGGCATTCGACACGATCTACGCCGAGGGGCAGCGGCGCTACGTCGAGTCGCTGTCGGCGTACGCGCGCCAGTTCCTCGGGCTGATGGAAAAGCCGGATGTCGACGCGATCGAGGGGCTCTCGCCGGCGATCTCGATCGAGCAGAAGACCACCGGGCAGAATCCGCGCTCGACCGTCGGCACGGTCACCGAAGTGTACGACTACATGCGGCTGCTCTGGGCGCGCGCCGGCGTGCCGCATTGTCCGAACGACGGCACGCCGATCACGCGTTCCTCCGCGGGCCAGATCGGCGACACGATTCTCGGCTGGCCCGAAGGGACGCGGATCGAAGTGCTCGGCCCGATGGTGCGCGGCCGCAAGGGTGAATTCCGCGACCTGATCGAGGACCTGCAGAAGCAGGGGTATGCGCGCGTGCGCGTGGATGGCGAGACCCACGACCTCACCGCGGTGCCCACGCTGAACCGGCGACAGAACCATGACATCGCCGTCGTCGTTGATCGGCTGGTGGTCCGCGAGAGCGATCGCTCGCGGCTGGTCGACTCGATCGAGACGGCGCTCCGCGTGGCCGACGGCGTGGTCGAGATCGTGCGGCACAGCACCAAGCCGACGGCGCAGGAGTCGCGGCTCTTCAGCGAACGGTTCGCCTGTCCGACCTGCGGCCTCTCGCTGCCGGAGCTCGAGCCGCGGCAGTTCTCGTTCAACTCGCCGTTCGGTGCGTGCGCCGAGTGTCACGGCGTCGGCACCTCGCGCGTGCCGAACGCCGAACTGGTGCTTGGCGACGCCAGCATCTCGATCCTCGAGGGCGTCGTGCTCCCGTGGGGCGAACCGACCGGCTATCTCCGCAAGGTGGTGCTGCCGACACTCGCCCGGGTCTACAAGTTCGATCTCAACAGCGCGTGGGGCGATCTCCCGGCCACCGTGCGCAAGGTCCTGCTCGAGGGCGCGCCGGGGAAGAAGATCACCTGGGTGGCGGACGGCGGGCGCAGCAAGGAGACCGAGGGCGAGTGGGAAGGCATCCTGGCGAATGTCGGGCGCCGCTGGCGCGAGTCGTCCAGCGACTCGGTGCGGACCGACCTCGAGGGCTACATGGTGGAGCGGCCCTGCATCGTCTGCGGGGG
This genomic interval carries:
- a CDS encoding ABC transporter ATP-binding protein, with protein sequence MIRLRGVTKRYGSFEAVRGIDLHIERGELFGLLGPNGAGKTTTMRMIAGILAPTGGTIEVGGEDILRHPMRAKAKLGFIPDRPFVYDKLTGAEFLRFTAALFGQDGAELEGRIDELLGIFDLTPWKHELTESYSHGMRQKLIIASALVHRPEVIVVDEPMIGLDPKSAKLLKTLFRRYTDLGGTVLMSTHTMEIIEGLCDRVGIISAGKLVACGTVEELRREAASDGAGMEELFLRLTGEHVDHDLDALLT
- a CDS encoding transglutaminase domain-containing protein; the encoded protein is MPIEMTTGRDSMAVFADSAVLDPASGQLVVAHQDSARARAVLIRADGPAERWWIDTRGHVAGIETAFGLSWRRTDFDLAASALRNRTASRAVRLRALLPPVTRVAAPDTTTMPRRYVLSRRDGRPLDPALLQPLSSGRQRLRGDTLSVTTDWTAPTGTRGDVLPRDPLAPDSLPAVRDFVARALGPTPPVDRELRIGRLVAAIATRVTLDTSTTAAVDAGAALATRRAQAEGMARLFVAAANAAGLEARLAIGIRPDGDGFASHAWAEVRDQGSWTAVDPAFGRRRAAASLIRLGSSGSTEPWQLMIRVLQLRLTVVPDSQEVP